A genomic region of Arachis hypogaea cultivar Tifrunner chromosome 5, arahy.Tifrunner.gnm2.J5K5, whole genome shotgun sequence contains the following coding sequences:
- the LOC112801023 gene encoding two-component response regulator ORR3: MTQVMERDGVVSEEVHVLAVDDSLVDRKVIERLLKISACKVTAVDSGISALQLLGLDEQRTSESDDFVGLKVDLIITDYCMPGMSGYDLLKKIKGSSTFREIPVVIMSSENILPRIDRCLEEGAKDFIVKPVKLSDVKRLKNYMSTATRDVSAAEAGGCSGGGGGGGGGINKRKLSDTTAFDYLSSSPPSISSSITPLSSPSDSSSSPSPSPLSSPIRSLDSPIRRLKMTGAD; encoded by the exons ATGACTCAAGTGATGGAGAGAGACGGCGTCGTTTCAGAAGAAGTTCATGTCTTAGCCGTCGATGATAGCCTCGTCGATCGGAAGGTCATTGAGCGCTTACTCAAAATCTCAGCTTGTAAAG TTACTGCTGTTGATAGTGGAATCAGTGCCCTGCAGTTACTGGGGCTAGACGAACAGAGAACATCTGAATCAGATGATTTTGTG GGTTTAAAGGTAGATCTAATTATCACAGACTATTGCATGCCTGGAATGTCTGGTTATGATTTGCTCAAAAAAATCAag GGATCGTCCACTTTCAGAGAAATTCCGGTCGTCATCATGTCCTCGGAAAATATCTTGCCACGAATTGACAG ATGCTTAGAGGAGGGAGCAAAGGATTTCATAGTGAAGCCAGTGAAGTTATCTGACGTGAAACGGTTGAAGAATTATATGAGCACCGCCACCAGGGACGTTAGCGCCGCCGAAGCCGGAGGTTGCAGCGGTGGCGGCGGTGGTGGAGGAGGAGGaattaacaaaaggaagctttCAGACACTACCGCCTTTGATTATCTGTCATCATCTCCACCGTCCATTTCGTCCTCAATAACCCCCTTATCATCGCCGTCCGATTCTTCTTCATCGCCTTCGCCGTCGCCATTATCTTCGCCCATCAGATCGCTTGATTCTCCAATCCGACGGCTTAAAATGACCGGCGCAGATTGA